The genomic region CACTGCTTAAACAATGTTTGTTCCATTAGGTTTGTAATGCGAGATCATTCACAGTAAATCCACATAACAGCCTCCAACTTGATTAATTTATCACAACTAACCTAGTCTTCACATGTCTAAAAACAAACCGCTGACAAATTCCAACATCTACTTACACCCTGTCTTGAAATTTGTTAAACATAAAATCATTCCAGGATTACTAAGAGCCTTTGGCTTGCATGGCCTTTGTTTATAAATATAGTGTGCGATAAATAATACTAGTTATCAACTCATCTTCTCAGGCTTAGTCCAGTATCAATCTAATCTGCAAGATACAGGCAGCTAAATACAAATTTGAAATAGCCCCAGAGAGGCCATCTGGCCACTGACTACCAGGAAGAATGAATCTCCTTAAAGTCTTGACGAATCTCCTTAAATGCCTTGAGACATTATCTAACTGCTTATCCAAAGAATCTTCCAAGATTGCTCATCAATGCCTATCTGGTTACCACCGTTCATATTCATATAAAGGGGAAAGTTTGCAGTCGAATGGTTGGTAGCCCTCCCTTAGTAACAAATACTTGTAAACTCTACAAAGCATAACCATTGGAAAATTGCTGCCTTGTTGAAAGTAAACCCCTATCTGGTTAAACTCAGGCCTTCCCCCTTCTCAGTTCCATCTCCAAACTTCTGGAATCGTAGACCAGGGAACGATACCACCACACCACAGAACTGTTAGCAGTGTTAACAAATTAACAAGGGTGTGTTTAAAGTCTAAAACTGTACTTCCAGTAAAGAGATGTCAAAACTTGAAAGTGTTTCATTATTTCATTGGATCTCTAATTCTTAGATCAATGATCTGACTTTTTTAAGTCTGCATAGTGAGGGCAACATGCACTGAATGAgttgtgggggtggtgggggagggagcaTATGGGTGTTGgagcaatttattttttcatgatgACTGGGACCCACAGATTAACTAAATTAATTTCATCCAGGGAAATTAGATTGCTCACTAAGTAGGGTGCCCCCCCCAAATTCACAAAGTCCCCCAAACCAGTGGAACCATTGGATTTTGTTGGGACTACCTATGAGGCCAATTGTACTTGAATGCATCAATCAGACACACACTGTTCAAGCAGTTCTGACACCTTCTCTCACCTAACCTGGCTCCCGTGATCTTCTCAATGGATTAACCACCTGGAGCAGCTGAAACTCTAAGAGAACTTCATTCTGTCAAATATGGAAAAACAGAATAGATAACACACAATGGAAAGGTTCTTATCAATAGCCATTTAGATTATTCCAAAAGGAAATAGTTACAAACCAACATAATTTGCACCTAGGAaagaatttgttgttcagtcactcagtctagtCCAACCCTTTATgaccgaccccatgaactgttgcacgccaggcttccctttccttcactatctcccagagtttgctcaaactgatgcccattgagtccgtgatgccattcaatAAAGCAGTCAattgaaagagaatttttaaaaagttaaatccaGTCTGCAGGTGACTGAAGGACTTGCAAACCTCAAATACGTTATCTGAAATactaaaaagtcaaataaaaatattcactgtATAAGTAGTAGGGACAAATAAAAACTTGTAGGGACAATTTTGAGGACTTGGGGGCCACTTGAGTTCATCCAAGACTCTTGTATTGGTAGGAATACCTACTCCTATACGTCCCCACAGTGGTCATACAAAGTGTAATTACTGCCCCCACGGTGTGGGGAACCAAACTTGAGTAGCCAAAGAGCTAAAGTGTCCAAGTTCACGCAGCTGATGGGAATGGAGTCTACCTAGGAACCCAGGCTGCGAGACTCCCAAGCACACTTGATTGCTCCCTTGGCTAAGTTCAACCTCATCACACCATGTAGCTTTTGAAGGTTTAAAGTTATGTGGGcgaagagacacagaagaggaccaattaaagactttaaagaaaaaagctgTCCTGGCCCCAAAAAGGCTACTTCCAGACTCGATACTAGATGCCACTGCTTTCAAGCTTTTAGTCTATAATCAAGCCATATTGAAACCAGATTTACAAGCTCTTCAGAAGAGACCTTTGCGAGTTTCTAAAGCAGACATGTTTGGTATTTTAGGAGGGAGGTCAAACCCCCTATGGTGCagtgtttttaataaaatcagtTCAGCAGAAATTAGAGACACACCAGTCAATTTCTAGGAAGCCTTGAAGCCATTCAAAATAAGGGATGGGGCCGGGTTGTGGGGGAGGGAATAACATAAAAGATATAACCACGGACAGAGCAGTTTTTTCCAAAAGGGGCAGAATGTTTAAGGGGTGCAGATACAGAAACATCATGGCAACCATTTGTCTCTGGTTTGGGCAAATTTCCCCTTAAAAAGGGAAAATCACTTTTGGGGGGAGTTCTATGTTCACATTAAACAAGGACTGTTCCTGATCAGCCCAGCCGTGCAGTGACACCTCAAAGGAACGGCAAACATCTCTAtgagggaaaaacaaataaacccgTCATCATCCTTACATCACTGAATCAGGTAGGTCGCTATTTCATGAAGGGTCCTTTATCTCCACTCTTGGCAACCTCTACACTCTCATAGGGAACCAAAAGTAGACTCTATATTTAGTTCTTAGAAAAATCAAAGTGGAGAAACCTACAATATTTTTGCTGAAAGGCCAAGTTATGTGCAGATCTGACTTTAAAactggtggcaagaatacacaaatatTAAAGAAGGAGACGGCAAAAGGAGACGATTTGTTAGGAAAAGAGACAGGGCCCACCTATTACATGGCTACAACTGGAACTCCACTCTAGGCACAGAGCCAGCATCCTACCCAACAGGGAAGTGTGAACAACCTTGCAGATTTAAGCTCAGCCCAAAAGAACCAGGTGGAGGCTTTTCTATTCATCTGTTAAAGGTCTGTGATCTTAGCACCCACACACCCCCAGGCCTTCCCTGGGTCTTCTCTGGAGGAAgtttctggaacttccctggagtTCACTGCTGTCAAATTGTCTCAAAGGAGAATGAATTTCAATCCTTCATGATTTCATTTCCTAATGAACTCCTGAGCTCCTAGTTAACTGGTATTGGGAAGAAATGTGATGAATAAGAAACAGCAGGGTGAGCAAAGAGAGACCACTTTAGAATCCATGATACTTGCACCATGCACTCGTGACATGAGAACACAAGAGACAAGAAGCCTTTTAATCTTCAAGCCCCAAAACTACTGTAATTTGATCTAAAGCTTGAAAGAGGTGGTAAAGGCAAAAATTTCACCAACTGGCCATTTTgattccttctcttctcttagGTTTGGAGAGTTAGGCCCCAAAACTCTCTCAAAAATGGATGCACATAAAATGTTAACACTTTATGAACTATAAGTCACACATGCAAGAATTCTCAGTCTCAAAAAGCACAGTATGAATGCCGTCATTTATTAAAACACATATTTATTCCATAGCCTAATTTATTTGGGGCTGTGGCTTATTAGTTATTAAATAACCTAggtattcatttttagactactCATTTCAACTCAGATTCTTCCATCAACTGGGTGATGGCACCTGTCTTAAGGGACCCAAATTATGCTGGTCATAAAATATCcccaaatatatgcaaaaaatcCCTTTTAACATTCATAAAAGGAAACCCCACAGGTACTCAAATATGCAGGCTATAGGTTAATTTTTAAGCAAAAGtttcaaatatacaaaagaatcaagaaaagaaCCTACAAATTATTCTCATATTTAAGATAATAAGACCCATTTTAGAGGAAAAGTACACATGTGGCATAGCTTTCAATTCAGGCTGGGCTTTATTGCCAAAGTCCTCCAGGAGTGGAAACACTATTATTTAGTGTGTTAGTGGCTAAAATCAACAGTCTATttgattatattaataaaagaatcATTTGGGGAAGAATTATTTAAATCttaattgacatataatgttCATTATTGAAAATCTAAGATtgagaagtaaaaaaaattatcGTTATAACACTGTGTTGAAGGAAGGTTTAAAAACTACAAGCATGAGACATTGTTTGGCTAATCTGGGGtccaaaatatttaattaagCCCAGAATAAACTGATGAATTAATTAAGAGTAGACAGTGATTAACTTTGAAAAAAAGATTCATTTAGtaggttttttttcctcttctgattaGAGGTAGAGacacatttaaaaacatattccaGAGCACCTGGACCAAGCTGATAAGTATCACCTTTTGCTAAGGCAACGTCGGAAACTGATCAATGATATCTGACTCCAGTATAAATAAGCTTCCAATTTCTCTTAGATGAAAGCTAAAACCAGCATTATCCTAACAAAAAACTGTGGGTAAGACACTGAATGATGGGCAGTACACATTTAGAAATTCTCCGCGCTATAAGAAAACGACACATGGGCCATGGAAGAACAAACAAGATCTCggtcttgttaaaaaaaaagtcaagccaAAATCTATAGTTGAGATCCGACACTGAGCAATCATAGGTCTTCACTTCTATAATTAACATGTAGTTCCTTGCCCTTCCAGCTTAGTTTTTAATTTATGACAAGACACCACTAAATTTcagacaaaatatatatatatatattttttaaatctttacaaTAAATCAAGATGTAGGAGCTTATAGAGaacacatttgtttatttaggtaCTCAATTCCAGCTCCCTCTGAATGCAAATAACCCTGGTAACAGTGTACAGAgttctctctttgctttttaataattttaaaggaaataatacattttGACTGTATTTAAGTCTGTGCAAATAATCCTTCAGAAGAAATAGCCAAGATTCCGTTTGCAGAGGTCATTCCGTCTCTCGCAGATGATGACTCGAGTTAGTTTTTTCTTCAGATAAAGTGCTCCCGCCCAGCAGAACTCAAGAGGGTCCCAGACGTCCAGTTCCACGAGGCCCCGTCATACGAACTCCAGCTTCCCGTGCCCGCTGTACATGCCCCAGTGCACGAGCGACAGGATGCGGTCGTGGCTGAGGTCGGCCTGTCTCATCTTGTCGCAGGTCAGACAGCAGTTCTCGTGGCCGCTCACGGGCACCATGCATTCCAAGTCCAGCTTCGCCACCTGCCCCTTTTTGGAGTGCTGCCCGTGGAAGCTGTAGTGCAAACGCGAGAGCATTTGCTGCCGCTGCTCCTGCAGCCTCCTGTTCTCACTCCGCAGCATCCTCAGGGCCAGCATAATGAGCAACACCAGGATCAGCCCCCCGGCGATGGGAACTGCGATCACCGCCGCCCGGAACCACAGCTCTTTGGAGGACGTCAGCTCCTGCACTTTGGTGATGAGGTTTCTGCTACCATCATGCTGATGCCTGTTCCCTTGTCCTACAGGGGGCACAAGCAAACCCATCAAACACGGTCACCCCTTCCTGGAGCTATGCCAGAGCATCTCTCCTTTTAAACGTAgtaccctcccccccccccccaaccaaaggagatcaaaccagtcaatccgaaaggaaatcaaccctgaatattcactggaaggactgatgctgaagctgaagctccaatactttggccacctgatgcaaacagccgactcaccgggaaagaccctgatgctgggaaggattgagggcaggagaaggggatgacaaaggaggagatggttggatggcatccctgactcaatggacatgagtttgtgcaaactccgagagatggtgaaggacggggaagccgggcgtgctgcagtccatgggttcgcaaacagtcggacacaaccgagtgactgaacaacagccatcCCCTTAAACAGAGGCTTCCGATTCAATCAACATTTAGAACAGAAATGCTGCCCAACGAGGCAGAGCGGCTTCCAAAAACATTTGTTTACGGACTGTCATTACTGATTAGTAATGGCCTTTTAATGGCTTCAAAATGTTggataaaaacaggcaaaacctATTATGTAGACAGATATCTAGGGCTTAGGCAGACATGAAAGTCACTCAATAGAGATGCATCTTTGCACCCAGCCTGGCTTCTCCCTCAGCCATCTCTAATTacatcaacaacaaaatcaaTAGCAGACAGACAAAGCCGTGGCTGTCACAAGCCTAGAGGCCAAGCAAGGGTTTGGTCAGAGGGGGTGCCGCTCCTACCTGAGGCCTCCCCCTTGGGAGGGGTGAGGACGTCCTGTAGCCCCCTATAGTTGCACATGTCTTCGTGACAGCACTCCAAGGAGGGCGACGGGCTGCCGGAGTGGTTGCGAGCCTGTCTGGCTTGGCAGATGTCCGCTGTGCTTGCTAGGGAGTCCAGGCAGCCATGGGTGAGCGGGGAATTGGTGTTCTGAGGATCCAGAAGTCTGGAGAAGCAGGCGCTCAGCTCAGATTTACACATATAACCAGTAGCCACGCAGTGGGCTGCATCACAGTAACATCTGATTTCACCTGAAAATGATGGGCAATTGCATCAAACAGCTTCAGAGACCAGATAAAGCATCAGCTTCAACAACTgtactgtgctaagtcgctcagtcatgtccaaccctttgagtccccatggactgtagcgcacggctcctctgtccatgggattctccaggcaagaatactggagtgggttgccatgccctcccccaagggatcttcccgacccaggaactgaacctgtgtctctaaagtctcttgcattgacaggtgggttctttaccgctagcaccactaGACACCAAATTTCAAAGACATTCACTTTAGGGAAAATTCAGCTGAGGGCTTAGAAGGGCTGACCACATGGATCCCTGGAGCCCCCTGTGCAAGTCAGTGCTCGAATCCCAAGTCAGGTAAATATcattttagaaatgtattaatCCACATACCAGTGGATGAAAGTTCAGTGTAGGAAAAGCTAGCAAGTAATTAAAATAACAGTTTTGTCTCTGAAGCAAAATAATCATCACCAGGATTTCTCCTACCGTAAGgagagaaaattacaaaaattacaTTATTGACTTGTTTTAATCCTACATGACCATTCAACGTAAAATGCTAGGCTTTTTGATTTTGTCAGTATAAATATTTGATCGGAACTGCTGAATTGTTTACTACCTCAAAGGGCTGTGCCAAGATTTAAGAGCTTTCGCTAACACCTTATAAAGTTATTAACTAGAAACACAACAATCTAGAAATTGCTCCGGTCAGGAGGTTTTAAAACTATGAAACTGGGCAGCTATTTGCaacctctctagaaaaggcaaactTTGCCTATAAAGATCTGTTCATGCAGGGGAGCTTTTAGTCAGATATTGTAAAACAGGAACTAGGCAGTTTACAATTAGTGGTTTGCTTGCCAAAGTCAATTTCTTTCAGCCCAAATGGAAAGTCATAaaactgggggcagggaggagggggtgaAACTGCaaggctccctcctccccccacccctcaactCCCCACTTTTATGTGTAATTCAACATGGGATCTAAAACGGGAAACATTGGAACTGAAAATCCTCTGCTGGTTGAATGAAAAATCCTTAAGGAAACCTCAAATTTTTCTACAGGAAGTGATTAAAAGTTTCCTTTATAAAACTTAGTTTgtcagttggagaaacataccgtgttcatggattggaagaatcaatattgtcaaaatggctattctacccaaagcaatctatagattcaatgcaatccctatcaagctaccaacggtatttttcacagaattagaacaaataatttcacaatttgtatggaaatacaaaaaacctcgaatagccaaagtaatcttgagaaagaagaatggaactggaggaatcaacctgcctgacttcagactctactacaaagccacagtcatcaagacagtatggtactggcacaaagacagaaatatagatcaatggaacagaatagaaagcccagagataaatccacgaacctatggacagcttatctttgacaaaggaggcaaggatatacaatggaaaaaagacaatctctttaacaagtggtgctgggaaaactggttaaccacttgtaaaagaatgaaactagaacacttgctaacaccatacacaaaaataaactcaaaatggattaaagatctaaatgtaagaccagaaactataaaactcctagaggagaacataggcaaaacactctccgacataaatcacagcaagatcttctatgacccacctcccagaatattggaaataaaagcaaaaataaacaaatgggacttaatgaaaattaaaagcttttgcacaacaaaggaaactataagtaaggtgaaaagacagccctcagattgggagaaaataataacaaatgaggaaacagacaaaggattaatctcaaaaatatacaagcaactcctgaagctcaattccagaaaaataaacgacccaatcaaaaaatgggccaaagaactaaacagacatttctccaaagaagacatacagatggctaacaaacacatgaaaagatgctcaacatcactcatcatcagagaaatgcaaatcaaaaccacaatgaggtaccattacacgccagtcaggatggctgctatccaaaagtctacaagcaataaatgctggagagggtgtggagaaaagggaaccctcttacactgttggtgggaatgcaaactagtacagccactatggaaaacagtgtggagatttcttaaaaaactggaaatagaactgccatatgacccagcaataccacttctgggcatacacactgaggaatccagatctgaaagagacacgtgcaccccaatgttcatcgcagcactgtttataataaccaggacatggaaacaacctagatgcccatcagcagatgaatggataaggaagctgtggtacatatacaccatggaatattactcagccgttaaaaagaattcatttgaatcagttctaatgagatggatgaaactggagcccattatacagagtgaagtaagtcagaaagataaagaacattacagtatactaacacatatatacggaatttagatagatggtggcgataaccctatatgcaaaacagaaaaagagacacagaaatacagaacagacttttgaactctgggggagaacgtgagggtgggatgttttgaaagaacagcatgtatattatctatggtgaaacggaccaccagcccaggtgggatacatgagtcaggtgctcgggcctggtgcactgggaggaccctgaggagtcgggtggggagggaggtgggaggggggatcgggatggggaatacatgtaactatatggctgattcatgtcaatgtatgacaaaacccactgaaatgttgtaaagtgattgccctccaactaataaaataatattaaaaaaaaaaaaaaaaaaaaaaaaaaaaaacttagtttgTGAGTTGCAAGCGGGTTAACATTCTGCCACAAGATCTGAGACTTCCATGTCAATCTCTGGTTGAAACAATCTGGGGC from Muntiacus reevesi chromosome 2, mMunRee1.1, whole genome shotgun sequence harbors:
- the BAMBI gene encoding BMP and activin membrane-bound inhibitor homolog, whose protein sequence is MDRHSSYIFIWLQLELCAMAVLLTKGEIRCYCDAAHCVATGYMCKSELSACFSRLLDPQNTNSPLTHGCLDSLASTADICQARQARNHSGSPSPSLECCHEDMCNYRGLQDVLTPPKGEASGQGNRHQHDGSRNLITKVQELTSSKELWFRAAVIAVPIAGGLILVLLIMLALRMLRSENRRLQEQRQQMLSRLHYSFHGQHSKKGQVAKLDLECMVPVSGHENCCLTCDKMRQADLSHDRILSLVHWGMYSGHGKLEFV